The following are encoded in a window of Vicugna pacos chromosome 28, VicPac4, whole genome shotgun sequence genomic DNA:
- the LOC140690091 gene encoding uncharacterized protein isoform X2 yields the protein MQAGPARPAAGRQAAAGLRLRLAAQVQVQELQASQEQQDQQEQQALQEWQDQQERQALQELQALQDRLEQQERQAIQERRALQEWQALQEPWALQERLDQQERQALQERQALQDRLDQQERQVLQERLDQQEWRALQECLDQQERQALQERRALQEWQALQEPWALQERLDQQERQALQERQALQERLDQQERQALQERRALQERLDQQERRALQEQLDQQEWQALHMQLEQQDLHVQQEQLEGVRGLLLDPGGPVLVLWRLPLPLPALDL from the exons atgcaagctggccctgcacgcccggcagctggacgtcaggctgcagctggactacgtctccgcctcgcag cccaggtgcaggtgcaggaactgcaggcttctcaggagcagcaagatcagcaggagcagcaggctcttcaggagtggcaagatcagcaggagcggcaggctcttcaggagctgcaggctcttcaggatcggctagagcagcaggaacggcaggcgattcaggagcggcgggctcttcaggaatggcaggctcttcaggagccgtgggctcttcaggagcggctagatcagcaggagaggcaggctcttcaggagaggcaggctcttcaggatcggctagatcagcaggaacggcaggttcttcaggagcggctagatcagcaggaatggcgggctcttcaggagtgtctagatcagcaggaacggcaggcgcttcaggagcggcgggctcttcaggaatggcaggctcttcaggagccgtgggctcttcaggagcggctagatcagcaggagaggcaggctcttcaggagaggcaggctcttcaggagcggctagatcagcaggagcggcaggctcttcaggagcggcgggctcttcaggagcggctagatcagcaggaacggcgggctcttcaggagcagctagatcagcaggaatggcaggctcttcatatgcagttggagcagcaggatcttcatgttcagcaggagcagctggagggagttcgcggtctcctgctggaccctggtggtcctgttttggttctctggcgtcttcccctgcccctgcctgctctggacctgtaa
- the LOC140690091 gene encoding uncharacterized protein isoform X1, with product MQAGPARPAAGRQAAAGLRLRLAAAQVQVQELQASQEQQDQQEQQALQEWQDQQERQALQELQALQDRLEQQERQAIQERRALQEWQALQEPWALQERLDQQERQALQERQALQDRLDQQERQVLQERLDQQEWRALQECLDQQERQALQERRALQEWQALQEPWALQERLDQQERQALQERQALQERLDQQERQALQERRALQERLDQQERRALQEQLDQQEWQALHMQLEQQDLHVQQEQLEGVRGLLLDPGGPVLVLWRLPLPLPALDL from the exons atgcaagctggccctgcacgcccggcagctggacgtcaggctgcagctggactacgtctccgcctcgcag cagcccaggtgcaggtgcaggaactgcaggcttctcaggagcagcaagatcagcaggagcagcaggctcttcaggagtggcaagatcagcaggagcggcaggctcttcaggagctgcaggctcttcaggatcggctagagcagcaggaacggcaggcgattcaggagcggcgggctcttcaggaatggcaggctcttcaggagccgtgggctcttcaggagcggctagatcagcaggagaggcaggctcttcaggagaggcaggctcttcaggatcggctagatcagcaggaacggcaggttcttcaggagcggctagatcagcaggaatggcgggctcttcaggagtgtctagatcagcaggaacggcaggcgcttcaggagcggcgggctcttcaggaatggcaggctcttcaggagccgtgggctcttcaggagcggctagatcagcaggagaggcaggctcttcaggagaggcaggctcttcaggagcggctagatcagcaggagcggcaggctcttcaggagcggcgggctcttcaggagcggctagatcagcaggaacggcgggctcttcaggagcagctagatcagcaggaatggcaggctcttcatatgcagttggagcagcaggatcttcatgttcagcaggagcagctggagggagttcgcggtctcctgctggaccctggtggtcctgttttggttctctggcgtcttcccctgcccctgcctgctctggacctgtaa